One stretch of Prinia subflava isolate CZ2003 ecotype Zambia chromosome 7, Cam_Psub_1.2, whole genome shotgun sequence DNA includes these proteins:
- the RBPJ gene encoding recombining binding protein suppressor of hairless isoform X2 produces the protein MRNYLKERGDQTVLILHAKVAQKSYGNEKRFFCPPPCVYLMGSGWKKKKEQMERDGCTEQESQPCAFIGIGNSDQEMQQLNLEGKNYCTAKTLYISDSDKRKHFMLSVKMFYGNSDDIGVFLSKRIKVISKPSKKKQSLKNADLCIASGTKVALFNRLRSQTVSTRYLHVEGGNFHASSQQWGAFYIHLLDDDESEGEEFTVRDGYIHYGQTVKLVCSVTGMALPRLIIRKVDKQTALLDADDPVSQLHKCAFYLKDTERMYLCLSQERIIQFQATPCPKEPNKEMINDGASWTIISTDKAEYTFYEGMGPVHAPVTPVPVVESLQLNGGGDVAMLELTGQNFTPNLRVWFGDVEAETMYRCAESMLCVVPDISAFREGWRWVRQPVQVPVTLVRNDGIIYSTSLTFTYTPEPGPRPHCSAAGAILRANSSLMASSETNTNSEGSYTSVSTNPTNVTSSTATVVS, from the exons GTTCTTTTGTCCTCCTCCGTGTGTGTATCTCATGGGCAGtggatggaagaaaaaaaaagagcaaatggAGCGGGATGGTTGCACTGAGCAGGAGTCACAACCTTGCGCCTTTATTGGGATAGGAAACAGTGACcaagaaatgcagcagcttAACTTGGAAGGAAAG AATTATTGCACTGCCAAAACATTATACATATCAGACTCAGACAAGAGAAAGCACTTCATGTTATCAGTAAAAATGTTCTATGGCAATAGTGATGACATCGGTGTGTTCCTCAGTAAAAGGATCAAAGTCATCTCCAAACCTTCTAAAAAGAAGCAGTCACTGAAAAATGCAGACT TATGCATTGCATCAGGGACAAAAGTGGCACTATTTAATAGACTTCGATCACAAACAGTTAGCACCAGATATTTGCACGTAGAAGGTGGTAATTTCCATGCCAGTTCACAGCAGTGGGGAGCGTTTTACATTCACCTCT TGGATGATGATGAATCAGAAGGAGAAGAATTCACAGTGAGAGATGGCTACATTCATTATGGGCAGACTGTCAAACTCGTATGCTCAGTTACTGGCATGGCACTCCCGAGACTG ATAATTCGAAAAGTAGATAAACAAACGGCATTACTGGATGCAGATGATCCAGTATCACAGCTCCATAAATGTGCATTTTACCTTAAAGACACTGAGAGAATGTATTTGTGCCTTTCCCAGGAGAGAATAATCCAATTTCAA GCCACTCCATGCCCAAAAGAACCAAATAAAGAAATGATTAATGATGGAGCTTCTTGGACAATCATTAGCACAGACAAAGCAGAATACACATTTTATGAGGGGATGGGTCCGGTCCATGCTCCAGTGACACCTGTGCCTGTTGTAGAAAGTCTTCAA TTGAATGGTGGTGGGGATGTAGCAATGTTGGAACTTACAGGACAGAACTTCACTCCAAATTTACGTGTCTGGTTTGGGGATGTGGAAGCTGAAACCATGTACAG GTGTGCAGAGAGCATGCTTTGTGTTGTTCCAGACATTTCTGCATTTCGAGAGGGTTGGAGGTGGGTCCGACAGCCAGTCCAGGTTCCAGTAACTTTGGTCCGTAACGATGGCATCATTTATTCCACCAGCCTTACCTTTACATACACACCGGAACCAGGGCCACGGCCACACTGCAGCGCTGCTGGAGCAATCCTCAGAGCCAACTCAAGCCTCATGGCTTCCAgtgaaacaaacacaaacagtgAGGGAAGTTACACAAGCGTCAGCACAAACCCCACCAATGTCACATCATCTACAGCAACCGTAGTTTCCTAA